Proteins from a genomic interval of Schistosoma mansoni strain Puerto Rico chromosome 2, complete genome:
- a CDS encoding putative microtubule-associated protein, producing MAVTRIAIVLGELLDEGQKSSLVKDVIQGLSTSPPDFLLKIQSHLDKLTSNQQCSPECIFSYKEEDFEFLTLCRPSSSGITSLLTNFLQPPKNSDVTLNVILIYAGLLSDGSAHWLLPNFVLTPTFLTDFIQHLSTLHPKPDDTESLPSHKPIRLHIGIGAVSSGGDWRHLVSNPPQPIGGHVFQVTVNRCRTVSKPKSNKPTDIPSPSSSSFDFESFLCDMLTKLPDPYSPPLSQTLVMRSPTDLTLKVSKPCIYVFPEGSGQVSILALPFYNMLIDGGCSHKPCFWSVANYLDRLDSVLITHWGIDNILGLNTILPTVFKPSNDQSLLCLLTPPPNINNMKINNPTQDPLPFTVNLPMHFSNLVGEIKRSGTNLMVYPVTRGGKLSVVPKPLQLFQKVGQGCLELFPLTPGDDDSAELRKLNDDWSKCAPSLMTTSVLLNKSSGNKTTVPLLSYTSVSALVIWRPTSDTEPILRFLFVSPNAHQTRILSSLDALITGFIYLRHPKAIPAEFERKRPPQPLSAASRRPTIPATHATSGSNEGSVNSVGQNHHNTTASRPSHVAKKATTTKTTQDNTAHRPPSSKTPASSKTQADAKPPVHKTNQVVKNADVVVESPSKQLEVHDNEVSTPNSLPSKLITESSNIHNISNNIINGDIMHKTNGFTHDLSDFEPSVSSEQTNHDLLTHDMNLMKLQDYSENDSNQMMSPGLDEYDPIASWGSPQNLPLPPTGNSKSRLSLAPRVGGIHSNTSNQPVTYPAGYTIASGHAPGTTKAPPYDKVKPIYVDVAFLPGSGNSNYVDAEWFKRVRARYYVATDVRPTCSLLESLVVGKESWSGDDAQLDVSLILAYETEELLIWLGVNAGRLNNCHVNVAAVISRSSIQILNEKASAGGDGPLNYPGYRIDLC from the exons ATGGCTGTCACTCGGATAGCGATCGTTCTTGGGGAATTATTAGACGAGGGGCAAAAATCATCATTGGTAAAGGATGTGATTCAGG GTTTGAGTACATCTCCACCAGATTTTCTGCTAAAGATCCAATCTCATCTGGATAAATTGACAAGCAATCAACAGTGTTCACCTGAGT GTATTTTCTCTTACAAAGAGGAAGATTTTGAATTCCTAACCTTATGTCGCCCATCTTCATCTGGAATCACATCGTTATTAACAAATTTTCTTCAACCACCAAAAAATTCTGATGTCACTCTTAATGTTATTCTTATATACGCTGGTTTATTATCGGACGGATCAGCTCATTGGTTGTTACCCAACTTTGTGTTAACACCTACATTCTTGACTGATTTTATTCAACATTTGTCTACTCTACATCCTAAACCA GATGATACGGAAAGTCTCCCATCTCATAAACCTATTCGGCTTCACATTGGTATTGGGGCCGTTTCATCGGGCGGAGACTGGCGTCACCTTGTTAGCAACCCACCACAACCTATTGGAGGGCATGTATTCCAAGTTACTGTTAACCGTTGTCGTACAGTGTCAAAACCAAAGAGTAACAAGCCTACAGATATTCCTTCACCGTCTTCCAGCTCATTTG ATTTTGAGAGTTTTCTATGCGATATGCTAACCAAACTGCCTGATCCTTATTCTCCTCCTCTCAGTCAAACTTTGGTAATGCGCTCACCAACTGATCTTACACTTAAAGTTTCTAAACCTTGCATTTATGTGTTCCCTGAAGGTTCTGGGCAAGTATCTATCCTCGCTCTTCCTTTTTACAATATGCTAATTGATGGAGGATGTAGTCATAAGCCTTGCTTTTGGTCTGTTGCTAATTATCTTGatcg CCTGGATTCTGTTCTGATAACTCATTGGGGTATTGATAACATACTTGGACTGAATACAATTCTTCCGACAGTTTTCAAGCCGAGTAATGATCAGTCGTTACTGTGTCTTCTCACTCCTCCACCAAATATtaacaatatgaaaataaataatcctACTCAAGATCCACTACCGTTTACGGTTAATCTACCAATGCATTTTTCTAATTTAGTCGGAGAAATAAAACGTTCTGGCACTAATCTCATGGTCTACCCAGTTACTCGAGGAGGAAAACTGTCAGTAGTTCCAAAACCATTACAACTTTTCCAGAAA GTAGGTCAAGGTTGTTTGGAGTTGTTCCCATTGACCCCTGGAGACGATGATTCTGCCGAGTTGCGCAAGTTAAATGATGATTGGTCTAAATGTGCTCCTTCACTAATGACAACATCTGTCCTATTAAATAAAAGTTCAGGAAACAAAACTACCGTTCCACTT CTTTCCTACACAAGTGTATCAGCTTTGGTTATTTGGAGACCTACTAGTGATACTGAACCTATACTTCGATTTCTTTTTGTATCACCAAATGCACATCAAACACGTATTTTGTCAAGTCTTGATGCATTGATTACTGGTTTCATCTACCTTCGTCATCCTAAAGCTATCCCAGCAGAGTTCGAACGAAAACGACCACCACAACCTTTAAGTGCTG CTTCACGTCGTCCAACGATACCAGCAACACACGCAACATCTGGTAGTAATGAAGGTAGTGTCAATTCTGTAGGACAAAATCATCATAATACTACTGCTTCTCGACCATCTCATGTCGCAAAGAaggcaacaacaacaaagacaACACAGGATAATACAGCACATCGGCCTCCATCGTCTAAAACACCTGCAAGCAGTAAAACGCAAGCTGATGCTAAACCTCCTGTTCATAAAACGAATCAAGTGGTTAAAAACGCTGATGTTGTTGTAGAGTCACCATCTAAACAACTCGAAGTTCATGATAATG AAGTTTCTACACCGAATTCGTTACCTTCAAAATTAATTACTGAAAGTTCCAATATTCATAATATATCAAATAATATTATCAATGGTGATATTATGCATAAAACAAATGGTTTTACTCATGATCTTTCCGATTTTGAACCTTCTGTTAGCTCAGAGCAAACGAATCATGatttattgactcatgatatgaATTTAATGAAATTACAAGATTATAGTGAAAAT GATAGTAATCAAATGATGTCACCCGGTTTAGATGAATATGATCCTATTGCATCATGGGGATCACCTCAGAATTTGCCTTTGCCGCCTACAGGTAACagtaaaa GTCGTCTTTCTCTTGCACCTCGTGTTGGTGGAATACATTCGAATACAAGCAACCAGCCAGTCACTTATCCTGCTGGTTATACTATTGCCTCTGGTCATGCTCCAGGTACAACTAAGGCTCCTCCATATGACAAGGTCAAACCGATTTATGTTGATGTCGCTTTCCTACCAGGTAGTGGAAATTCAAATTACGTTGATGCTGAGTGGTTTAAACGTGTTCGAGCTCGTTACTATGTAGCCACTGATGTAAGACCAACATGCTCTCTTCTAGAATCCTTAGTCGTAGGGAAAGAATCGTGGAGTGGTGATGATGCACAACTTGATGTCTCTTTAATATTGGCTTATGAAACTGAGGAGTTATTAATATGGCTCGGTGTGAATGCTGGACGTCTTAACAATTGTCATGTTAATGTTGCCGCTGTCATTTCACGTTCATCTATCCAAATATTAAATGAAAAAGCTTCAGCTGGTGGCGATGGTCCTCTTAACTATCCAG
- a CDS encoding putative microtubule-associated protein, with the protein MAVTRIAIVLGELLDEGQKSSLVKDVIQGLSTSPPDFLLKIQSHLDKLTSNQQCSPECIFSYKEEDFEFLTLCRPSSSGITSLLTNFLQPPKNSDVTLNVILIYAGLLSDGSAHWLLPNFVLTPTFLTDFIQHLSTLHPKPDDTESLPSHKPIRLHIGIGAVSSGGDWRHLVSNPPQPIGGHVFQVTVNRCRTVSKPKSNKPTDIPSPSSSSFGSSNHYQLSIITTAVNAFFKDFESFLCDMLTKLPDPYSPPLSQTLVMRSPTDLTLKVSKPCIYVFPEGSGQVSILALPFYNMLIDGGCSHKPCFWSVANYLDRLDSVLITHWGIDNILGLNTILPTVFKPSNDQSLLCLLTPPPNINNMKINNPTQDPLPFTVNLPMHFSNLVGEIKRSGTNLMVYPVTRGGKLSVVPKPLQLFQKVGQGCLELFPLTPGDDDSAELRKLNDDWSKCAPSLMTTSVLLNKSSGNKTTVPLLSYTSVSALVIWRPTSDTEPILRFLFVSPNAHQTRILSSLDALITGFIYLRHPKAIPAEFERKRPPQPLSAASRRPTIPATHATSGSNEGSVNSVGQNHHNTTASRPSHVAKKATTTKTTQDNTAHRPPSSKTPASSKTQADAKPPVHKTNQVVKNADVVVESPSKQLEVHDNEVSTPNSLPSKLITESSNIHNISNNIINGDIMHKTNGFTHDLSDFEPSVSSEQTNHDLLTHDMNLMKLQDYSENDSNQMMSPGLDEYDPIASWGSPQNLPLPPTGNSKSRLSLAPRVGGIHSNTSNQPVTYPAGYTIASGHAPGTTKAPPYDKVKPIYVDVAFLPGSGNSNYVDAEWFKRVRARYYVATDVRPTCSLLESLVVGKESWSGDDAQLDVSLILAYETEELLIWLGVNAGRLNNCHVNVAAVISRSSIQILNEKASAGGDGPLNYPGYRIDLC; encoded by the exons ATGGCTGTCACTCGGATAGCGATCGTTCTTGGGGAATTATTAGACGAGGGGCAAAAATCATCATTGGTAAAGGATGTGATTCAGG GTTTGAGTACATCTCCACCAGATTTTCTGCTAAAGATCCAATCTCATCTGGATAAATTGACAAGCAATCAACAGTGTTCACCTGAGT GTATTTTCTCTTACAAAGAGGAAGATTTTGAATTCCTAACCTTATGTCGCCCATCTTCATCTGGAATCACATCGTTATTAACAAATTTTCTTCAACCACCAAAAAATTCTGATGTCACTCTTAATGTTATTCTTATATACGCTGGTTTATTATCGGACGGATCAGCTCATTGGTTGTTACCCAACTTTGTGTTAACACCTACATTCTTGACTGATTTTATTCAACATTTGTCTACTCTACATCCTAAACCA GATGATACGGAAAGTCTCCCATCTCATAAACCTATTCGGCTTCACATTGGTATTGGGGCCGTTTCATCGGGCGGAGACTGGCGTCACCTTGTTAGCAACCCACCACAACCTATTGGAGGGCATGTATTCCAAGTTACTGTTAACCGTTGTCGTACAGTGTCAAAACCAAAGAGTAACAAGCCTACAGATATTCCTTCACCGTCTTCCAGCTCATTTG GTTCAAGTAATCACTATCAGTTATCAATCATTACAACAGCGGTCAATGCGTTTTTCAAAG ATTTTGAGAGTTTTCTATGCGATATGCTAACCAAACTGCCTGATCCTTATTCTCCTCCTCTCAGTCAAACTTTGGTAATGCGCTCACCAACTGATCTTACACTTAAAGTTTCTAAACCTTGCATTTATGTGTTCCCTGAAGGTTCTGGGCAAGTATCTATCCTCGCTCTTCCTTTTTACAATATGCTAATTGATGGAGGATGTAGTCATAAGCCTTGCTTTTGGTCTGTTGCTAATTATCTTGatcg CCTGGATTCTGTTCTGATAACTCATTGGGGTATTGATAACATACTTGGACTGAATACAATTCTTCCGACAGTTTTCAAGCCGAGTAATGATCAGTCGTTACTGTGTCTTCTCACTCCTCCACCAAATATtaacaatatgaaaataaataatcctACTCAAGATCCACTACCGTTTACGGTTAATCTACCAATGCATTTTTCTAATTTAGTCGGAGAAATAAAACGTTCTGGCACTAATCTCATGGTCTACCCAGTTACTCGAGGAGGAAAACTGTCAGTAGTTCCAAAACCATTACAACTTTTCCAGAAA GTAGGTCAAGGTTGTTTGGAGTTGTTCCCATTGACCCCTGGAGACGATGATTCTGCCGAGTTGCGCAAGTTAAATGATGATTGGTCTAAATGTGCTCCTTCACTAATGACAACATCTGTCCTATTAAATAAAAGTTCAGGAAACAAAACTACCGTTCCACTT CTTTCCTACACAAGTGTATCAGCTTTGGTTATTTGGAGACCTACTAGTGATACTGAACCTATACTTCGATTTCTTTTTGTATCACCAAATGCACATCAAACACGTATTTTGTCAAGTCTTGATGCATTGATTACTGGTTTCATCTACCTTCGTCATCCTAAAGCTATCCCAGCAGAGTTCGAACGAAAACGACCACCACAACCTTTAAGTGCTG CTTCACGTCGTCCAACGATACCAGCAACACACGCAACATCTGGTAGTAATGAAGGTAGTGTCAATTCTGTAGGACAAAATCATCATAATACTACTGCTTCTCGACCATCTCATGTCGCAAAGAaggcaacaacaacaaagacaACACAGGATAATACAGCACATCGGCCTCCATCGTCTAAAACACCTGCAAGCAGTAAAACGCAAGCTGATGCTAAACCTCCTGTTCATAAAACGAATCAAGTGGTTAAAAACGCTGATGTTGTTGTAGAGTCACCATCTAAACAACTCGAAGTTCATGATAATG AAGTTTCTACACCGAATTCGTTACCTTCAAAATTAATTACTGAAAGTTCCAATATTCATAATATATCAAATAATATTATCAATGGTGATATTATGCATAAAACAAATGGTTTTACTCATGATCTTTCCGATTTTGAACCTTCTGTTAGCTCAGAGCAAACGAATCATGatttattgactcatgatatgaATTTAATGAAATTACAAGATTATAGTGAAAAT GATAGTAATCAAATGATGTCACCCGGTTTAGATGAATATGATCCTATTGCATCATGGGGATCACCTCAGAATTTGCCTTTGCCGCCTACAGGTAACagtaaaa GTCGTCTTTCTCTTGCACCTCGTGTTGGTGGAATACATTCGAATACAAGCAACCAGCCAGTCACTTATCCTGCTGGTTATACTATTGCCTCTGGTCATGCTCCAGGTACAACTAAGGCTCCTCCATATGACAAGGTCAAACCGATTTATGTTGATGTCGCTTTCCTACCAGGTAGTGGAAATTCAAATTACGTTGATGCTGAGTGGTTTAAACGTGTTCGAGCTCGTTACTATGTAGCCACTGATGTAAGACCAACATGCTCTCTTCTAGAATCCTTAGTCGTAGGGAAAGAATCGTGGAGTGGTGATGATGCACAACTTGATGTCTCTTTAATATTGGCTTATGAAACTGAGGAGTTATTAATATGGCTCGGTGTGAATGCTGGACGTCTTAACAATTGTCATGTTAATGTTGCCGCTGTCATTTCACGTTCATCTATCCAAATATTAAATGAAAAAGCTTCAGCTGGTGGCGATGGTCCTCTTAACTATCCAG